From a region of the Candidatus Pelagibacter sp. FZCC0015 genome:
- a CDS encoding thioredoxin family protein, protein MPIQTPICDFGQKAIPFELKSTDNKVLSLNDIKGENGTLIMFICNHCPYVKAITKELVEDCSELKKIGINSVAICSNDFVNYPDDSFDNMIKFSNENHFNFPYLHDETQEIAKAYDAVCTPDFFGYNKNLELQYRGRLRELKKFIPVKEGESDLLTAMRQIAETGKGPEDQVPSAGCGIKWKYD, encoded by the coding sequence ATGCCTATACAAACTCCAATATGTGATTTTGGTCAAAAAGCTATTCCATTTGAATTAAAATCTACTGATAATAAAGTTCTATCTTTAAATGATATCAAAGGTGAAAATGGAACTTTGATAATGTTCATTTGCAATCATTGTCCATATGTAAAAGCGATTACAAAAGAATTAGTTGAAGATTGTAGTGAATTGAAAAAAATTGGCATCAACTCAGTTGCTATCTGCTCAAACGACTTTGTTAATTATCCAGACGACTCGTTTGATAACATGATCAAGTTTTCAAATGAAAATCATTTCAATTTTCCTTACTTACATGATGAAACTCAAGAAATCGCTAAAGCATATGATGCTGTATGTACTCCAGATTTCTTTGGCTACAATAAAAATCTAGAACTTCAATACAGAGGACGATTAAGAGAACTTAAAAAGTTTATTCCAGTTAAAGAAGGAGAAAGTGATCTGCTAACAGCAATGAGACAAATAGCCGAAACTGGAAAAGGTCCTGAAGATCAAGTACCCAGTGCAGGCTGTGGTATTAAATGGAAGTATGATTAA
- a CDS encoding glycosyltransferase family 4 protein — protein sequence MYLIVTRSFPPELGGMQNLMWGLSRELSKNFMIKVFADYIEGHKEFDEQASFSIERVGGIKLLRKYRKAQLINEYIKENKIDGVIADHWKSLELIKTSKKKYCLIHSKEINHPKGSSQNKRVVSVLNNVEKVIANSQFTKNLAIELGVNVNKVIVINPGVDPAEELNKKTLDKVESILKVKNPRLITVSRFDKRKNHEKIVMALRNLKQIYPDIVYICVGYGEEEENIKKLVKELDLEAQVMFFKNISNELKNALVSKSNIFVMPSIIHKKSVEGFGIAYVEAAQFGIPSIGGKDGGAADAIDHEKTGLICDGNNLDDIYSSINLMLENKKYLELGKNAKEFVNKFQWSKIIEEYKKILN from the coding sequence ATGTATCTAATTGTAACTAGATCATTCCCACCAGAGCTTGGTGGTATGCAAAATCTAATGTGGGGGCTTTCAAGAGAACTGTCTAAAAACTTTATGATAAAAGTTTTTGCAGATTATATAGAAGGTCATAAAGAATTTGATGAGCAAGCCTCTTTTTCGATCGAAAGAGTTGGAGGAATTAAATTACTTAGAAAATATAGAAAAGCACAATTAATTAATGAATATATCAAAGAAAATAAAATTGATGGTGTTATTGCTGATCATTGGAAAAGTTTAGAGCTTATTAAAACTTCTAAGAAAAAATACTGTTTAATTCATAGTAAAGAAATCAACCATCCTAAAGGTTCTAGTCAAAATAAAAGAGTAGTTAGTGTTTTAAATAATGTTGAAAAAGTTATAGCAAATTCTCAATTTACAAAAAATCTAGCAATAGAACTTGGTGTTAATGTAAATAAAGTAATTGTAATAAATCCAGGTGTGGATCCTGCTGAAGAATTAAATAAAAAAACTTTAGATAAAGTTGAAAGTATACTTAAAGTTAAAAATCCAAGACTAATTACAGTTTCAAGATTTGATAAGCGTAAAAATCATGAAAAAATAGTTATGGCTTTGAGAAATTTGAAACAAATATATCCTGACATTGTTTACATTTGTGTTGGATATGGAGAAGAGGAAGAAAATATTAAAAAGCTAGTAAAAGAGCTGGATCTTGAAGCACAAGTTATGTTTTTTAAAAATATTAGTAATGAATTAAAAAATGCTTTAGTTTCAAAATCAAATATTTTTGTAATGCCGTCCATAATCCATAAAAAATCAGTTGAAGGTTTTGGTATTGCATATGTTGAAGCTGCACAATTCGGTATTCCATCCATTGGTGGTAAAGATGGCGGTGCAGCAGATGCAATTGATCATGAAAAGACTGGTTTGATATGTGATGGAAATAATCTTGATGACATTTATTCTTCAATTAACTTAATGTTGGAAAATAAAAAATATTTAGAGCTTGGAAAAAATGCAAAAGAATTTGTTAATAAATTTCAATGGTCAAAAATAATTGAAGAATACAAAAAGATATTAAATTGA